In a single window of the Natronosalvus caseinilyticus genome:
- the cyaB gene encoding class IV adenylate cyclase: MYEVELKVEVPATLEAIRARLEALGATREATVVQADTYYDAPHRSFAESDEALRIRREAMDADADADADTAVALNDVDHETRVTYKGPLLEDDSKTRAEHETAVGDGETMDAALTKLGFEPVATVEKRRERYSLEGYTVTLDAVEGAGEFVEVEADAETEAEIEELREGAAAILERLDLDPAAQLRTSYLELVLEG, encoded by the coding sequence ATGTACGAAGTCGAACTCAAGGTCGAGGTTCCTGCGACCCTCGAGGCGATCCGGGCGCGTCTCGAGGCCCTCGGCGCGACGCGCGAGGCGACGGTCGTCCAGGCGGATACCTACTACGACGCCCCTCACCGGTCGTTCGCCGAGTCCGACGAGGCGCTGCGCATTCGACGAGAGGCGATGGACGCGGACGCCGACGCTGACGCCGACACCGCCGTCGCCCTGAACGACGTCGACCACGAGACTCGAGTGACCTACAAAGGGCCACTGCTCGAGGACGACTCGAAGACCCGCGCCGAACACGAGACCGCGGTCGGCGACGGCGAGACGATGGACGCTGCGCTCACGAAACTCGGCTTCGAGCCCGTCGCGACGGTCGAAAAACGCCGCGAGCGCTACTCGCTCGAGGGGTACACCGTCACGCTCGACGCCGTCGAGGGGGCCGGCGAGTTCGTCGAGGTGGAGGCCGACGCCGAGACCGAAGCCGAGATCGAGGAACTCCGTGAGGGAGCGGCAGCCATCCTCGAGCGCCTCGACCTCGATCCCGCGGCACAGCTTCGAACGTCGTACCTGGAACTCGTGCTCGAGGGGTGA
- a CDS encoding FKBP-type peptidyl-prolyl cis-trans isomerase, whose translation MTEEEEAETSADDVETEAEDTEAEESEAENGFQPGDFVKIAYTARTVEGDQLVDTTDAEVAEEEGVDAQDREFAPRTIVLGEGHIFGAVEDAIIGSEAGEEGEVTIPAEEAFGEYDNDALETISADKIDEDDRYPGAHVHVDGRHGYISTIVGGRARVDFNHPLAGEDVVYEYEVVEEVDDREEQAAGLFGMYLETEPDLWIETDEVEEEVPVEPDDDDEEDEDAEPEFETEVVEKETLYVESTPQMAMNQQWMFQKQQIAQDVMDKVGVDRVIVQEVIEGMGGMMGGMGGMMGGMGGGGEADLEAALEDADVDADEIVEELEAEVEANDE comes from the coding sequence ATGACCGAGGAAGAGGAGGCCGAGACATCGGCCGATGACGTCGAAACGGAAGCCGAAGACACCGAAGCCGAGGAGAGCGAGGCCGAGAACGGGTTCCAGCCCGGCGACTTCGTGAAGATTGCCTACACCGCCCGCACCGTCGAGGGCGACCAGCTCGTCGACACGACCGACGCCGAGGTCGCCGAGGAGGAGGGCGTCGACGCCCAGGACCGAGAGTTCGCCCCGCGAACGATCGTCCTCGGAGAAGGCCACATCTTCGGCGCCGTCGAGGACGCCATCATCGGCAGCGAGGCCGGCGAGGAGGGCGAGGTCACCATCCCCGCCGAAGAGGCCTTCGGAGAGTACGACAACGACGCCCTCGAGACGATCAGCGCGGACAAGATCGACGAGGACGACCGCTACCCCGGCGCGCACGTCCACGTCGACGGCCGCCACGGCTACATCAGCACCATCGTCGGCGGGCGCGCCCGCGTCGACTTCAATCACCCCCTCGCTGGTGAGGACGTCGTATACGAGTACGAGGTCGTTGAGGAAGTCGACGACCGCGAGGAGCAGGCCGCCGGTCTCTTCGGAATGTACCTCGAGACGGAGCCCGACCTCTGGATCGAAACCGACGAGGTCGAAGAGGAGGTTCCCGTCGAGCCTGACGACGATGACGAAGAAGACGAAGACGCCGAACCCGAGTTCGAGACCGAAGTCGTCGAGAAGGAGACCCTCTACGTCGAGTCCACGCCCCAGATGGCGATGAACCAGCAGTGGATGTTCCAGAAGCAACAGATCGCCCAGGACGTCATGGACAAGGTCGGCGTCGACCGCGTCATCGTCCAGGAAGTCATCGAGGGCATGGGTGGCATGATGGGCGGTATGGGTGGCATGATGGGCGGTATGGGCGGCGGTGGCGAAGCCGACCTCGAGGCGGCACTCGAGGACGCCGACGTCGACGCCGACGAAATCGTCGAGGAACTCGAAGCCGAAGTCGAAGCCAACGACGAGTAA